In Pleuronectes platessa chromosome 4, fPlePla1.1, whole genome shotgun sequence, the following proteins share a genomic window:
- the ppp6c gene encoding serine/threonine-protein phosphatase 6 catalytic subunit — MAPLDLDKYAEIAKQCKYLPENDLKRLCDYVCDLLLEESNVQPVSTPVTVCGDIHGQFYDLCELFRTGGQVPDTNYIFMGDFVDRGYYSLETFTYLLVLKAKWPDRITLLRGNHESRQITQVYGFYDECQTKYGNANAWRYCTKVFDMLTVAALMDEQILCVHGGLSPDIKTLDQIRTIERNQEIPHKGAFCDLVWSDPEDVDTWAISPRGAGWLFGAKVTNEFVHINNLKLICRAHQLVHEGYKFMFDEKLVTVWSAPNYCYRCGNIASIMVFKDANTREPKLFRAVPDSERVIPPRTTTPYFL, encoded by the exons ATGGCGCCTCTAGATCTGGATAAATATGCCGAGATCGCCAAACAGTGTAAATACCTCCCAGAAAATGACCTCAAG CGGTTATGTGACTACGTGTGTGATCTCCTGCTGGAGGAGTCCAACGTTCAGCCTGTCTCTACTCCTGTAACAGTATGTGGGGACATACATGGACAG TTTTATGATCTCTGCGAACTCTTCCGAACTGGCGGCCAAGTTCCAGACACAAATTACATATTCATg GGAGACTTTGTTGACCGAGGATACTACAGTCTGGAGACATTCACCTACCTGCTGGTGTTGAAAGCCAAATGGCCTGACCGCATCACTCTTCTACGTGGAAACCACGAGAGCAGACAGATCACCCAAGtttatggattttatg ATGAGTGCCAGACCAAGTATGGGAATGCAAATGCATGGCGTTACTGCACCAAAGTGTTCGATATGTTAACCGTTGCAGCT CTAATGGACGAGCAGATCCTGTGTGTCCACGGAGGCCTGTCCCCAGACATTAAAACCCTAGATCAAATTCGAACCATTGAGCGGAACCAGGAGATCCCCCACAAAGGAGCATTCTGTGATCTGGTGTGGTCTGACCCTGAAGATGTTGACACCTGGGCTATCAGTCCAAGAGGAGCTGGCTGGCTCTTTGGTGCAAAGGTCACAAATGAG TTTGTCCACATCAATAACCTTAAGCTGATCTGCCGAGCGCACCAACTTGTCCATGAAGGCTACAAGTTCATGTTTGATGAGAAGCTGGTCACAGTGTGGTCAGCTCCTAACTACTGCTATCGCTGTGGCAACATCGCCTCCATTATGGTCTTCAAAGATGCTAACACGAGAGAGCCGAAGCTCTTCAGAGCAGTGCCCGACTCTGAAAGAGTCATCCCACCCCGAACAACAACACCGTATTTCCTGTAA